A segment of the Coffea arabica cultivar ET-39 chromosome 8c, Coffea Arabica ET-39 HiFi, whole genome shotgun sequence genome:
CACCTTGGGCTCAGACAGACGAGTCACGTTTCCACAACCATTGGTCCCAATTTACAACATGACCTGAATTGCAGACAAAAAAGTAATGCAGTTGATAATTGCTTACATGAATGCCAGGAGAAAAACGTATAACTATGCACATTGGCAAGACAGCAAGCAATGgcaaatgaaaatgcatgattctTGTCTAATTTGAGCAATCAGAGTGGAATTGTGCCAATAACTTTATgtcaaccaaaagaaaaagaagaaggaataggAGGTTattcaatcatcatatatatacCATCAAGTGATTATCaagcaaagttttttttttttttttttttttggagaatatcAATCAAAGTTTTGGATTGAAATTCAATTCAAGAGTTTTTTTGGAGAATATATTGCTATTTTCAAGAGTttttgttaaaagaaaaaaaattgtactGTAGTCTGTCACGATTTGACGTAGATGAAATAAAAATGTGTTTACGTAAAAcgtaaaaaaattttctgcgGAAAACTACAATCCAACTCACTAAACAAGTAATTCCGGCAAATATCTTGAACTCGACCAAAATAAAATTTACTTCTTCTCAAGATTTTTAGGAAGAGCATTTATTGAAACGCTTGGAACTATTGCAAAACATGCTCTCCTCCATTTATAATACATACAATTTATCATGGCTGAGAAATTAAGAGACTAAATCAGTAGTGTTTTTCAGAACTTAGGGAACAAATTAATCAAGATCGAGAGAATAATATGCTAAATCAGTTTTTATCAAAACCACACAAATTGATAGGGGACTGAAATGGTGGTAATTTTTCCCTAAAAGTGTCTGCgaaattctttctttctttcattggaTACTAGTCCAGTTAAAAAGCAGGAGTTAAACTACTCTCCAATGATTGCTTTGAACTGtaaaaagtttttaaactaccactacttttatGTCATGCTGACTATATATAACACCTCAAAAATTTGTACTAGAAAAGATCATATACTAGTACAAAACTAGGCCAGTGAACATCACCAAGAGGAACAACTCCAGAGCTTTTCAGTCATTCATGAGAACAACATTTTCAGTTTTGTGCTCTCAGCTCTTTTGCTTTTTGGCAAATGACCAAAATTCACTAGAGACCAAACTAAACCTCAATCTTGGGTTGGACCCCCTCCTTTTAGTTCTTGATAGGGGATgcaattctttctttctttccttcttttttttttttttctcaacaaTCTGCTTCATAAATTTGCTTTGTTGGAGGATTTTGAGTGGCCTTCAGGACACGTTACAAGTTTTGATGTTGCCACCTAATGAGTCTTTGATATTTTCTTTTGTATCATTAGCATGCTATGATGTGAGATTAAGGCACTGGATAAGATTGTAGTTGGATACATCATACTTCAATTATTAGTAGAATTACAtcatactcttttttttttatataaaatttttttttggatactAATACAACTTTCCAAACTTTATCAATCATTGTGAAGAATTTTCCCAAGTCTTCTTTTCAAGCACAAGATTACAAGTCATTTCTATGTGATAGGTTACCCAATCAATTGTTTGGAAGCATTTTTAGTAGTCTCAGAAAGTTCCAACATTTGCCTACGCGTGGAGGCTCAGCAGCCCCTGGTGGTGATGATTTAACCTTGTCATGGAAGTCCTCGAGTTTGAGTCTGATTATAACTTACCATATGTCATCGATGATAGGCGAAACATTGTGCGCCGATAATATACCTCGATCTTAAAATGAAGTAAACCTCTTCTAGgcctaaattttttttcatgccaaaaatgaaaaaaaaaaagttttaacaCTCGTTtcttaccaaaatttttttctataaaattcgGGGCaatatcattaaaaaaaaaaaattttcaatacaGAAAATATCCTAATCTTGCCAGACTAATCTCCCTGCGCCTGTGCACCTCGTTTTTCAAAGATACACAAGCGATAGAGAGATGACTCGAACACACGATTTCGAAACCTAATTAGACTACTCATCAATCTCAAGGGGCATATACATTTTAATCTTGCCTCTTGGGTAAATTAGTGCCACTATATAGTGGGCCAATGCCCTTAATGCAACTTTTGGACCCATGTAGCATTTCAAAGGCACCAAAAACAGGTGGATCATGGATGGTGGGGCGTTACATCAATGAGGGGGCCCTTCCCTTTTACCTCTTTTTGTATCCTCTACAATTACAAGAGCAATCCTCTAGTAAAGATTCCCAGTTTATGTatccctttttttaaaaaaaaaaaaactcagaaATGCAATACACAAAAAGAAAATCAGTACAATATGGATATGTAGTTTAATACAATGCTGATTGCTGACCTATAGTAATGTGATAATACAATGATCAAATTGTCTTAGGCACAAAATCAAACTGTACAAGTATGGTCAAATTTTGAAAGATACTAATTAATCTCAATTATTTATCGTTTGGCAAACTACCCAACCAacccttaaaaaaaatatgacTAATGACTTGCAATTAGTCAGCTAATCCATGTTTTGGACTCTTTTAGTACGATTTTTACTTGTCCATAAATAGACAAGaattcgattttcatttttcccatTATCCTCCATTCTAACTtgtaattcaaaaaaaaagaatgatacTACTAAAATATAAGAGTTGCAGGGAATCAGGCTCCACGTCACGGAAGAAGGATGAAAAATTCTGGCTATGTTCGGTGAGGCCGTGAGGGAGGTATAATAGGGACCGCTCCTCGACAACACAAGAAGAAAGTCTTAAAGGACCACCACTTTTCGTAGCAGATTGTACTAATATTTTTTAggattaatttttataatgtTGGTTTTATATGTGTTATAGATTTAACGGTGTATACACTAcgagtgtatataaaatttaatttttttactaCTAATTATCTTAATCGTGCTACATTACAatttttcaaccaaaaaaaagttgcaaaatataatgtttggattgccatttttctcttaaaatatttttaatatttttttatgaatatattttctaattacttttttaattcacatatatcaaatcgttacaatataattttttataaaaatttcaaaaaaataatccaaactttggagaaaaaaataattatagatAGTACTTTTAAGAATGTGATGTAAAAAGATGGCGaagaaaatttgtaaaaaatattTACTCTACTttgattagctgtttttggaggtattttttaaaaactttcttGTAGCTTTGTATacgaaaaacttttactgtaaatGTTTTTGGATCGTTTTTAgaagtatttttaaaatatatttttgaatatttttataatttagaaTTTTGTTGAGATTCGTTTTAAATATATACGGGCTTTGTttctatatattaatatttatttatttatatatatatataatatttttatttcaattttgttttttaatatgtatattattatatatttaatatacatattataaaacaaagttgaaataaatatatttacatatttatataaatatataaatatatatagatatatatatttatatttaaataaataaatatataaaaatatattttaaacaaaatattaatattaatatataaatatatatataaatatattttttatatatttggagttgtttttaaaatatttgtttggatatggtgtttttgaaattatttttgtaaaatttttactgtagcattgtaagtttttgaaaaactttcaaatccaaacggagctgtaattttgttttttaccaAAGAAAAAAAGCAATCCAAATAAGACCCTACAAGTGCACAATAAAAAAGTACAAGtgcacaataaaaaaaatatctttTTTTGCGAGATAATACAGTCAGTTTCGAGCTGGCACTTGGGAAGCGGAACACGAGGGGCAGTAGTAACGGTCTCTTAACTTTCCAGCTGTTTTCCATCTCCTCGACTGGCCACTGGCAAAACTGGCACCCCCAATTTCCCGTCATTAACTACAAACCGCAAGCCTTCACCGCACCcaagccaaaacaaaaacattTGGAATTTttaccttctttcttttttggttcCAACAAAATAAGTTGAGAATCTAATTTTTAACCCATTCACACCTGAAATTCTAAGGTACACCCAACTTTTTCTAGGTTGTCTAgcattgttattattttttctccAAAGAGCAAAGAGCCCCCGTTTAACGAGCATTCATTAGATACTCGTTAAAATAGAATTCAAGtgttaatatttaaaaaaaattaaaattaaataaaaaaaatactatataaAAGCGACGTtggataataattattaatatgcATTTAGATGGTAGGTTAAATATGATTTAGGTATACCATCGAACGTCCACTCGATACTCGTTTAAAAAACCCTTCTCCAAATTATTCAAGGTTTATCCAAAGAATGCCCCTAGTCAATTAAAATCTTATGTGCTAGATTTCTGAAAATAAGGTTAAATATAGCAAGCTCTCGAAGGTAAACAAAACTGGATAGTAAGTGTGACATATTCTTTGCTGCTAAACCATTAAGCCCGtgataggaagaaaaaaaaaaagcttacacaaaaagaaaaagaaaagaaacataactgtttcacaaaaaaaaaattaatttgttttaataTGGATAAGTAGGCCCCAaaacattttaatttttacCATCATATGCATAAATTTATTGTAAGACAGGTAGAAATTACGATAGAAGTAGATGCCCAATAAACCACATATTATTTGTGGGATTTACTTTCTCCAAATGAAATATGGAGAAGTCAGCAATCAATCAAAATATACAGCAGTGATTttcaaatctctttttttttcttttatttttttttacagtgAGAAAGCAGCACGCGCTAAGATTTGtcaacaaaacaacaaaaaaatagtTCACGTGCTGGCACACGCGTGGTAGAAAGAATTGGCAGACGTAATATATCACTCATGACTCATCTTCTAATCGAGTTCCCAACTCAGCTCAGCTCTACCGACCGAGTCAACTCGAACCCACCGACGATTAAAGCCCAGTGACGATAGATAGACAGATATCTCCAAAGTAACGGATAAAAGCCGGGGAGACTAACTCGCCCTAAAAGTCGCCGATTTTTCTGTTTAGCCGATTTTTTGAATTCCCTCCTTCTCTATCCACTCCCTGCAGATTCCTCATGCTTCCAATCCCCAAAGCTTCGCTCTTTCCAATCTCCAATGCTCCATGAATTTGCTCAATATTTGTTGAATctgtgaaaaaagaaagaaagaaatatataaaacaaaatggaaaaatatattgaaataaacaagaaaaaaagagtGAAAGAAAAGCACATGAAAATCAATGTGCATTGTACCTAGAGGATTGGACAAAGTCTTGAGCTCATTGAACTGAGCTAAATCTGaaactcaaaaaaaatatatatatactaaatAAAAAGCCGagataatataatataatataacataacaaatgaaaaaaaaaagagaagaaaatataacaaatagGAAAATTGGGATGTTTTTGGGGTACCATTTTGAGAAGGGTCATGGGAGTTGAGGTAGAGGATGAAGATACAGAGGAGAGTGAGGAGGGGAATGAGATGAACGAGCTTTTCAGGGTGTCCAGACGGTGTCGTCTTGTGGTGGGGTTTCTTGTTCTGcttttcatcttcatcatcattggAGATTAGTACTCctagcttcttcttcttcttctgttgCTGTTCCGGTGATGAGGAAGAAGgcgaggaggaggaggaagtaTCTTTGACGATGACTACTCCATTGGCATGGAGCTTTGCTGCTGGTGACCCCAGCGACTGCCTGTGCATGGTTTTGGAGGaaacaaatgaacaagaaaCAGCTGtgtgttgttgtgtgtgtaaaTGGGGAGGCACTTCTGTTGGTATATGGTTGTTTTTTTAGTAGTAGTTAGTAACTTGAACCAGTGGCAAGTACTGTggagtgtatttttttttttccccctttttttgggtcttttttcttctctatAACAGTGAATGATTTTGGTAGAAAAGGTGGCTTTGCTGACTAGGGGGATGGTGAGAGAAGAATAGAATAGAGGTGTTTTGTTGTTGAGTGGCCATATACTCCATTACTTTTAGggatttcttttgtttcatttggaaaattaattgttttttttttcgagaCGACGGCTATATAACCTATCTATCCTAGATTATTGGGAAGGGGGAGTCTAAAGAGATTTTATATTAGGGGCTAGTGAGCATACAAATCTTACTAGATCAAGAGAGTATTTTGGCATAatctttggatttttttttactgtAGGTGGGATTTGAACCCTCACCTACAGCTCGAGCAGGGTCTTAAGACACACCTTGGTGGCCACTGAGCTAAGCTCAGTGGTAAGCAAAGGTTTAATCTTTGCCTTCCGCCAATTTGCCACAATTAAATATGGTCTTACTTAAAAACTTCAGATGGATGTGTAGTGCACTCGTTTGATCTGGTGGTGATTCAGTTCTCTTCGAATTATTCCAAAATCTTTTTAGACCCTCCCCACCCCACAGTATAGAAAGTTATcgtatcgacaaaaaaaaaaaaaaaaaaaaaaaagaagtaatcaAAAGGAATTTGTGCGTGGACTTTGCTTGGGATTGGAAATGGGCCTTTTTGTGGCTTATGCTGGAAGCTGAAGCTAATGGGATTGTGCCTTTTTTGGCTTTTTAGATAGCAAGAAGAAAGTTGACATGGCTAATTGACTATGTATATGATTCTCTTGTTGCTTGTGCACAAAGAGAAAGAATATGTAAACAGATGATATGTTCAATGATGCAACTGTATGTTTGATTTGGTTTGGTTCTTTATAAAATAGCAATGGTAAAGATGTCATAACACGATTTTTAATTACCTTTTTTCGCACGTAAGCTTCAAATAATAAGTACTACTGCTTGATTTATTCAAGTATGTCACCAACTATTTGAATATTCAACTATATTGCCCATTCAAGCTCTAGCTTTGAAATCGACATCCCCTCCTCGTGAAATCATGGTCAATCCACTTTTTTGAGCTTTAAGGTTGGCTAAATTTTACAAGCATGTTTAATCAAACGTTTACGTGCATAAGCATCTTGCCTACATTAGTtgcatttgattttttcttgaaaGTGAAAAGGACTGTGATGAACCACCAGCCTTTGGGCTGG
Coding sequences within it:
- the LOC113705320 gene encoding uncharacterized protein isoform X1, with product MHRQSLGSPAAKLHANGVVIVKDTSSSSSPSSSSPEQQQKKKKKLGVLISNDDEDEKQNKKPHHKTTPSGHPEKLVHLIPLLTLLCIFILYLNSHDPSQNDLAQFNELKTLSNPLDSTNIEQIHGALEIGKSEALGIGSMRNLQGVDREGGNSKNRLNRKIGDF
- the LOC113705320 gene encoding uncharacterized protein isoform X2, with amino-acid sequence MHRQSLGSPAAKLHANGVVIVKDTSSSSSPSSSSPEQQQKKKKKLGVLISNDDEDEKQNKKPHHKTTPSGHPEKLVHLIPLLTLLCIFILYLNSHDPSQNDSTNIEQIHGALEIGKSEALGIGSMRNLQGVDREGGNSKNRLNRKIGDF